The sequence below is a genomic window from Phoenix dactylifera cultivar Barhee BC4 chromosome 8, palm_55x_up_171113_PBpolish2nd_filt_p, whole genome shotgun sequence.
TTTGTccttatactttttttttttgctctctaAGAAAAGCGATTTCGTTAATGGATGAGTTCTTAATTTTAATTTGCAGAAGAAAAGTGGAAGACACAGCTCTTGAAGAGCCTCCCTGGAGCGGACACCAGGCTGCATCTCTTTGAGGCTGAACTTTACCATCCCCTCACGTTCGAGGCAGCCATCCAAGGGTGCGAGTTCGTCTTCCTCGTTGCCACTCCCATGCAGCATAATACCAACAACTCTCAGGTTAGCCGACATTTATATAGTCTCTTCTATTGGTTTCCATCTATTTACAATATGAACATATGAACAAGAAAacagtcttctttttttttttctttctcccctgAGAGAACCAGAAAACAGTGGCTGAATAAGAATGTTCTTGCTCATAGTTACtttatgagatttttttttttggtacataccctcttaaatattgaaatttacataaatactcttctaaaattaatatttacatatataactTCATCAAAGACTTATTTTATACGTAtacccatgccatctaacgccgttaagaAGTTAatggtttaaaattaaaataacaaaaatactaTTAATGGGTAAACATGCAAAAGGAAACGTTTATAAGGATATACATAAAAATAGTAATTTTGAaggatattcatataattttatatatttaggagAGTATACacgtaaaaaaaatttagttttttttgcataaatacccttttaaatattaaaatttgcacGAATGTCctccaaattgatatttacttGCCTGCCCTCACAAAACActatttttgtatgaatacttTTGACATAACGATTCAGCTAATGTAATTAGccaaaactatatttatttaaatttaaaattaattaaaattttgaaagtaTCTTTTTATTTCTAAAGTGGGTAACAGGTTAACAAATCTCACTAAAaactaaaacaaattgaaataaaaaaaataaaattagatttttttgcatgtaaaccctcataatatatgaaattgcatAAATACCCTTACAAAGTATTATTTGTATATATAGCCttatcaaatatttctttttgcatatctacctaCTAAGGGTATTacagttatttttaattttaaactgctAATTTCATAACGGCGTTAGATGGAATGGGcataaatataagaaaaaagaaaaatagggagTATACacgcaaaataagtattttatgagagtatatatgcaaatatcaattttagaagagtattcatgtaaatttcaatattttgaaGGATATGTACACAAAAAAACTCTTACTTTATTTCTGGGGGCTATGGGCTTAATAGCTTCACATAtccgagatcctctctcttTGTGGCTCCCTCATCCCTTGTTTATAGATCCCACATCAGATGGTGGCGGGTCATCTTCACTTCCTCATCCGTTCTGTTGGAGAAAACGGGAATACCCGTACTCTAGAGTCCGCAGAATGGTATACGATAATTTTTTTCATACTAAAATTGTAGCAGCACCACCAATCAACACAAAATGATATAAGAGGGGatcatttaaaataaattttttatccaAGTGAAAAACTCTAGGGACACCTTCTAAAATCTTAATCTGAAATTTTGCAGCATGAAGATTGTCAACCGTATGAGTTAATGAAGTTATTAAGTATTGAATACCATTGCAGCCTGCCCACAGCCAATTTCCACCGCGctttcttgaaaaaaataaagaaatataaaaaagaatAGTTGGTCCTtatcaaatatttatttttttgatataacAAATATGTTTGTTCACTTTGTCGGCCCATTTCTGCTACCATGGCATTAATTTTGGCACGTAGTGATTTGACCACCTCATTGTTAATCATCAGTCAAATGCGATTACTAATAGCTCCAATCACCTCGCGACAACATGGATTGGGTGACTGAATGTAGAGCCAAAACATTACTCCTTTTTATCATTCAGGACACAACAACTGCAGATAAGTAGGACGCAAGTTTGTCTCATCCAGATGTCTGCATTCGTTCATACTGGCAGGCCGAAtccattaaaataaaaaatcccACAAAAAGAAGCAgaataaagagagagaaagaccaGATCAAAGGACATGTTCATAGCAATTGAGCCTATAAATTTTGGAATGTTGGATCAATGTTGGACTGCATTTCCCCGACTTGAGAAAGACATGAGAGTTCGATCGGCTTGTCTCATATCTGAATTCAGTTGTGCCTTTTTTTTCAACCTAGAGAACCATCGAACCAAGATTCAGACCTTGCTCAACCCTGAAACATGCTAGACTTGTGCCTTTTCAATAAAAAATAGGTGGGTGGAGACTTTTCTCTGATTTGAATATGGGTCTAATCTTTGTTAACTCTGTTTCTACGGGAGTCGCCTTTTAGGATTCAAAACTCTCACCTTTGGATCCAAATTTCGACATAAATCCGCCCAAATCCAATCTGCAGGCATGATTTGTGCATGTCTACCCAAATTACTTGCGGCACTTAAAAGGGATCAACAACCTTTTTAGGTGACCAAATTTATCGACGTGGCAACTATGGtatatttgctttctttattgaccgtgcgggcatgtgtttagtttcaTATCGGTTATTCACAAGATAGATCTTGAGTGCTTATACATgactaaaaaattcaaataatatcttctagctagcctttttgaataaattctgaaattgtTGTAAGTTGTATCAAAGCGGATTCGGCTCATGATCTATGTGAACTAGGAGGTACTGCAGAAAGAGTATATTTGAGCTGATCATAAACTGATCGTGGTGTTTATGATTggatttaaatagatttagatCCGTAGCTTGGCGAAGATGCCAGGGCTTAAACAGGGGGAGTATATGATGATTCGTGCGGGCatatgtttagttccacattggttattcgctagatagatcttgagtacttatacaggatcaagtaaCTCAAATGATACATTCTTATTAGGCTTTTTGGGTAAGGTTGTTACACTTTCAATACTTcatgatcaatgaatcatcTACATCTCAAACTTTCATGAAACTGAAACAGTACGAAGATACAACACAAGCTTCAGTAGCTGCAGTCCGGAGCATCCTGCAGTCATGTGAACGATCTGGGACTGTGAAGCGAGTCATCTACACAGGTTCTGTCACAGCTGCATCACCATTGAAGGGAGACGGAACCGGTTTCCAAGATTTCATTGATGAATCCTGCTGGACGCCACTCCATCTCTCATTTGCTTGGTGTGAAGATTTTGAGAAGGTCTGGCTTTTCTCGCGCAATTTTATCGCTCATCATTCTGCTGCTAATCTTAATATTGGCCTAATTTAGGGTGTTTATGATGCTAAATGTCTTCAGTCATACGTATGTTCGAAGACGGAGTCGGAGAAAGCAGCACTGAGCTATAACTttaaagaagggaagaaagaattcGAGGTGGTAAGCCTAGCCTGCGGCCTAGTTGGAGGGGATACGCTTCTTCCCTCCATATCGTTGAGCGTACGATGTATGATATCGCCACTAACCGGCGAAAAGGCGAGTCACAGACAGCTCCAGTTCCTACAGGCATTGCTGGGCTCGGTACCCTTGGTGCACATTGAGGACGTTTGTGAAGCCCATGCTTTCTGCATGGAGAAGCCTTCAATGGCCGGTAGGTTCCTCTTGGCAAGCGCATACCCGACGATGCAAGAGCTTGTGGACTACTACACGAAAAGTTACCCTCAGCTCAGAGTGATCAAAGAGTAAGTGGTGGTTTTGCACTACCTTAGTAAGAACTAAGAAGATTTCTATATAGGTGTCATAGTGGTCTTCTTGTCTCATTTCAGGGTGGAGGGAGATGGGCATGGTATTGGGTGTAGATCTACAAGGATGGCTGATATGGGGTTCCGGTATCGGTATAATGCTCAGCAGACACTCCACGAGAGTGTTGAATCTGCCAAGAGATTGGGACACCTTGAAAACTACCGTAGTCCctgccaagaaaaaaaaaggaactagTCTCGTATATGGTGGTTATTATCTATCAACATAATCATGCGCCTTCACAAAAAATGAACCGTTCAGAGTAGTACTATTTGGTCTATCCAATTATGATCTATGGTGTATAATGATAGCACAAATATTGAGGAGATGACTGCTTGTGGGCTTAAGTATTAATCTTAATCATATAATTGACTGCTAGTTGTTTCAGGTGGTCTCAGCAGTCTAAATCCATTCCCAACCCCCCAGTGAGTTGCAGCATCCTTGGCCTTGATTCTACCTTGTTTTCACTGCACATATTTGTGTTTGAAACCAGCCGCATGATTGAGTTCAAGACTGCTGTAAACCTAAAGTTCAAAGCTATCGGCCTGTGGCCGTGTATGTGTACCGGGAGACGAACAGAGTCGCCTTTTACGCCGCTCGGCACACCGAAGAGGTCCTTTGGACTAGGGAGTCGGATGTTCTTTCACCATTGAGCAGTATACTTTCTCTTGACAACATTGGCTATGCTTTCGTGAGATTAGTGAGTTGTAGATGTACCAAAAAAGCAAAAAAGCTATTGGTCCGTGTTCTACcgaattgaaggaaaaaagaaaaagctatcgGTCTGGGAGACCTGCAAGGCATTGGGCCGGGCCGTCGTCAGGTCGGGCTACGGGCTAGGCCCGGCTAGTTTTGGATCAcgtttgggctcaaaatcatACCCCTATacatttcgggccgggctcagTTAGTTATATGACCCGACCTAGACCAGGCCCGAGACTGAGCCCAGACTAGGCCCCAAATCGAGCCTGAAGTCAGGCCACAAAACGCCAGACCTGATCTCTAGATCTCCACTTTCTCGTCTCCACTCGCTAGGGTTCTTCCCCTGCCTTTCCATCCTCAAATCTTCACCGAACCCCTACCCAATTTCGACGCCCAGCGGTacgccctcctcctccagtcctTCTCATATCTCCAAAAGAAAGCAATCCCAAACCTAATCCCCAGTCCTCCAAGCTAAAGACCGGCAATGGTGGAAGACCATCCACAGCACCGTCaccgccgcctccgcctccttCCCGACCTTCATCATCCGCCAACTACTACAACCACGCTGTCCTCCATGGCCTCACAAATCGTTGGCTTCCCCTTCGAGCATCCCGACGCCGCCTCCATCCCCAGCCGCTGCTCCCTCCCTCCCGACCTTCATCATCCGCGTCGCCACCGCCCCCACGCTCTCCACCGCCTCTCATATCGCCGCCTGCCCCTTTGTGCACCCCGCCGCCGCTTCCATCACCCGCATCGCCCTCACTGCCGCTGCCACCCTGAGCCCTCATTACTGcattttcttctaattttgtCTATTAGGCAACTGGAGTTCATTTGTAGTCTTCAGAAGGGAATCAGAGCCCGTTTGGGACTTATGTTACGGTTGGGTATGTCATTGGCTCTAGAATTTTGTTGGTTTCAGGCAGAGGCAGAGGCAGAGGCAAAGACCTTCTTGTTAAGAAAATGTCCATAAAGCTTCCCATGAAGCTCTAATCATAGAATGTGATGCAGGCAATCATTGCGCCAGTAAAAGCTGCCGTCAATATATCTGGTCAGGTTCTTGATGTTGCTCCGCTGAGTGATATCTCTTACCCATATATTCAGGAATGCCAATGAGTTAGCAGATCTTCATGCTAAAGGGTTGTGGGGGT
It includes:
- the LOC103702949 gene encoding putative anthocyanidin reductase; its protein translation is MENRSKVCVTGASSFIGSWLVQKLLRKGHVVHATLRNLEEKWKTQLLKSLPGADTRLHLFEAELYHPLTFEAAIQGCEFVFLVATPMQHNTNNSQYEDTTQASVAAVRSILQSCERSGTVKRVIYTGSVTAASPLKGDGTGFQDFIDESCWTPLHLSFAWCEDFEKSYVCSKTESEKAALSYNFKEGKKEFEVVSLACGLVGGDTLLPSISLSVRCMISPLTGEKASHRQLQFLQALLGSVPLVHIEDVCEAHAFCMEKPSMAGRFLLASAYPTMQELVDYYTKSYPQLRVIKEVEGDGHGIGCRSTRMADMGFRYRYNAQQTLHESVESAKRLGHLENYRSPCQEKKRN